A DNA window from Flavisolibacter ginsenosidimutans contains the following coding sequences:
- a CDS encoding LOG family protein, which produces MGTIGKLAIFCGSKSGNNPLFEQHAVALADLLAQKKIELIYGGGNKGLMGIVANTVMKAGGIVRGVIPQVLKDWEHQHEGISELFVVEDMHVRKRKLYELCDGAVILPGGFGTLDELFEILTWNQLSIHDKRIFILNSGGFYDHLITHMQVIANEEFLYGNLNDKLTIIQEPGELTAHLQ; this is translated from the coding sequence ATGGGTACGATTGGCAAACTGGCTATTTTTTGCGGCAGTAAAAGCGGTAATAATCCCTTGTTCGAGCAGCACGCCGTTGCGTTGGCAGATTTGCTGGCGCAGAAAAAGATTGAGTTGATTTACGGCGGCGGCAACAAAGGTTTGATGGGCATTGTAGCCAACACGGTGATGAAGGCGGGTGGAATTGTGCGCGGCGTGATACCGCAAGTGCTGAAAGATTGGGAGCACCAGCACGAAGGCATCAGCGAATTGTTTGTGGTGGAAGACATGCACGTGCGCAAACGAAAACTTTACGAACTGTGCGATGGCGCAGTGATTTTGCCCGGCGGCTTTGGAACGTTGGACGAGCTGTTTGAAATTCTTACCTGGAACCAGCTTTCCATCCACGACAAAAGAATTTTTATCCTGAACAGCGGCGGGTTTTACGATCACCTCATTACTCACATGCAAGTGATAGCAAACGAAGAATTTCTTTACGGGAATTTGAACGACAAGCTAACGATTATACAGGAGCCGGGGGAACTGACTGCCCATTTACAATAG
- a CDS encoding polysaccharide biosynthesis C-terminal domain-containing protein, translating to MVKNLFKDSVLYGAMNAVQKAAPFFIIPLVTRHLGKEALKIYDVSFAYVVVFLWLVVLGQDAAASVLYFDEKKTSFNKRQVTTYAFLLQVGSLLVFATLLLPFSQTWGGLLFSNDVAIASWWHFALAVLPGHLALNYALNLLLWQKRKAAYATLCLLQSIVSIASVWLSLVFFHGGLTALFYCIIGSTSLAALVGIMLVAKQLTASVLPVNTTLLKTLLRLGLPFALTAFFSQLLPSVDRLFLLHFGYGDKLASYVLAAKLGSLVNFGTSAFVLAFTPFSLAKLNEESAEEELSNLFRVVSTIAFLAVPFLLLFKNLLITFFADASYQDAAAFLPFFFLGWVFDLFYYFTVLGIYRSQKTHLSLVLFFSGFVLISLFNFLLVPQLGLYGAALSFCLCKAAVFFLSLVWLQKHFHLRIHAGSFVLAFAVSVVCSYAVYRLPLLVNVFVFTPLLFAVVFYLCKRK from the coding sequence ATGGTCAAAAATCTTTTTAAAGATTCGGTGCTTTACGGAGCGATGAATGCGGTGCAGAAAGCTGCGCCTTTTTTCATCATTCCGTTGGTAACGCGTCATCTTGGAAAAGAAGCCTTGAAGATTTACGACGTATCCTTTGCTTATGTTGTTGTGTTTTTGTGGCTGGTGGTGCTGGGACAAGATGCAGCGGCTTCGGTACTTTATTTTGACGAGAAAAAAACTTCGTTTAACAAACGGCAAGTAACAACCTATGCCTTTCTTCTTCAAGTGGGCAGCTTACTTGTATTTGCTACGTTGCTTCTTCCTTTTTCACAAACCTGGGGCGGCTTGTTGTTTTCCAACGACGTGGCTATTGCTTCGTGGTGGCATTTCGCCTTGGCTGTTTTACCAGGCCATCTTGCACTCAATTATGCGTTGAACCTTTTGCTTTGGCAAAAAAGAAAAGCAGCATACGCAACGCTTTGTCTCCTGCAAAGCATTGTAAGCATTGCAAGCGTTTGGTTGTCGCTTGTTTTTTTTCACGGCGGGCTTACTGCGTTATTTTATTGCATAATTGGAAGCACAAGCCTTGCGGCCTTGGTTGGAATAATGCTGGTTGCGAAACAACTCACTGCGTCCGTTTTGCCGGTGAACACTACACTGCTCAAAACCTTGTTGCGCCTGGGGCTTCCGTTTGCGCTTACGGCTTTTTTTTCGCAATTGTTGCCTTCTGTTGACCGGCTCTTTTTGCTTCATTTCGGGTACGGAGATAAACTGGCTTCGTACGTGCTGGCGGCCAAATTGGGTTCACTGGTCAATTTTGGTACGTCTGCTTTTGTGCTTGCGTTTACGCCTTTTTCTTTAGCTAAGCTAAACGAGGAAAGTGCGGAAGAAGAACTATCCAATTTATTCCGTGTTGTTTCCACCATCGCTTTTTTAGCTGTGCCTTTTCTTTTGTTGTTTAAGAATTTGCTCATCACTTTTTTTGCGGATGCATCTTACCAAGACGCCGCTGCGTTCTTGCCTTTCTTTTTTTTGGGGTGGGTGTTTGATCTGTTTTATTATTTCACGGTGCTGGGCATTTATCGTTCACAAAAAACGCATCTTTCCCTCGTGCTGTTTTTTTCGGGTTTTGTATTGATTTCGTTGTTCAACTTTTTGTTGGTTCCGCAACTGGGTTTGTACGGCGCCGCGCTGAGTTTTTGTCTTTGCAAAGCAGCCGTGTTTTTTCTTTCGCTCGTTTGGTTGCAAAAGCATTTTCATTTAAGGATTCATGCAGGAAGTTTTGTGCTGGCTTTTGCCGTTTCGGTTGTGTGCAGTTATGCCGTTTACCGCTTGCCTTTGCTTGTGAATGTTTTTGTTTTCACGCCGTTGCTTTTTGCGGTTGTATTTTACCTGTGCAAGAGGAAGTGA
- a CDS encoding glycosyltransferase, which yields MNLTAMKIGILGNMNNMYFSMARYLADEGYDCELLIFDNEPLHFRPHADTFEGQYRLVVKQVDWGDPAHFLKKRTKAAADLAAYDFLIGNGAAPAFVHAAGRVIDLFVPYGEDLYRYPFSHFVHPVRQLSYWTMAWHQLRGIRQSPHILFDKTNPEFDKVFERLKYRGNRITNPPPLFYSKEYDECLLQQEQKNPHFTELQELRNQNELLVLQHIRQIWKNRRDPWNMKGNDRLIRGYAQFLSNNSLRKTKLLLFEYGDDVESTKKLIAELKLQEHVRWFPKSLRKDLMLFIKASDVVVGELYYAWNTYCVALETLAMAKPFIHNRNDAYLADAYPELYPMFQASSPDCICRALESVAQNKEAAAEMGCKGRAWFEKYCVQEPLQKIGQLIEAKQKALHGQKSF from the coding sequence ATGAACCTTACCGCGATGAAAATCGGCATCCTGGGCAACATGAACAATATGTATTTTTCGATGGCACGTTATCTGGCCGATGAAGGATACGATTGCGAACTCCTGATATTTGACAACGAGCCCTTGCACTTTCGTCCGCATGCCGATACGTTTGAAGGTCAGTATCGCCTGGTCGTTAAACAAGTAGATTGGGGAGACCCTGCACACTTTCTAAAAAAGCGAACAAAAGCCGCTGCGGATCTTGCGGCGTATGACTTTCTAATTGGCAACGGTGCAGCGCCGGCTTTTGTGCACGCAGCCGGCCGAGTGATTGATCTCTTTGTGCCTTACGGTGAAGATTTATACCGTTATCCTTTTAGTCACTTTGTACATCCTGTGCGACAGCTTTCTTATTGGACTATGGCCTGGCATCAACTGCGCGGCATTCGTCAAAGTCCGCATATCTTGTTTGACAAAACAAATCCTGAATTCGATAAAGTTTTTGAACGGCTGAAGTATAGGGGAAACAGAATCACAAATCCACCGCCGTTGTTTTACAGCAAGGAGTACGACGAATGCCTTTTGCAACAGGAGCAAAAGAATCCGCATTTTACGGAGTTGCAAGAATTGCGAAATCAAAATGAACTTTTGGTGCTGCAACACATTCGGCAGATTTGGAAGAACCGGCGCGACCCCTGGAACATGAAAGGCAACGATCGTCTCATTAGGGGATATGCGCAATTCTTAAGCAATAACTCTTTGCGAAAAACGAAGCTGCTTTTGTTTGAATACGGCGACGATGTGGAAAGCACAAAAAAATTAATTGCTGAACTGAAATTGCAGGAACACGTACGCTGGTTTCCCAAAAGTCTTCGAAAAGATTTGATGTTATTTATTAAAGCAAGCGATGTAGTAGTGGGAGAACTTTATTATGCCTGGAACACCTACTGCGTAGCATTGGAAACGCTTGCCATGGCGAAGCCGTTTATTCACAACCGCAACGATGCCTACCTTGCTGATGCATACCCGGAGCTTTATCCAATGTTTCAGGCCTCTTCACCCGACTGCATTTGTCGTGCATTGGAAAGCGTTGCACAAAACAAAGAAGCTGCCGCAGAAATGGGATGCAAGGGGCGTGCATGGTTTGAAAAATATTGCGTGCAGGAACCACTGCAGAAGATTGGGCAATTAATAGAAGCAAAGCAAAAAGCCCTGCATGGTCAAAAATCTTTTTAA
- a CDS encoding N-acetyl sugar amidotransferase yields MGNAIDKDKYAPGTIKQFDGMTRSQQICSRCIYNDSVPRIAFDEKGVCNYCKLSDAIKEQYGTGSEKGLLSLQQILAQIKKDGRGKRYDCVVGVSGGTDSSFLLAKAVEWGLRPLAVHFDNTWNSAIASLNIHKVTTALNVDLETYVVDNKEMEDLTRAFFFSGVPELDCPTDIAFAEVLYRSAAKQKVRYILEGHSFITEGISPMGNNYFDGKYIKDVHKKFGSGKQLKTFPNLSFASFLKWTVIKRIKKVRPLWYIDYSKEEARCFLQQSFDWEYYGGHHLENRLSAFTYAVYRPQKFGFDNRNWSLAAAARNGLMPREEALAVYNQPVTGTEELRDFFLKRIGVSMQEYTAVMQGETKTYKNFKTYKMRFETLRPLFYLLMKAGLVTYSFYVKYTSKTEGA; encoded by the coding sequence ATGGGCAATGCAATTGACAAAGACAAGTACGCCCCCGGTACTATCAAACAGTTTGACGGCATGACCCGCAGTCAACAGATTTGCAGTCGGTGTATTTACAACGACAGCGTGCCGCGGATAGCCTTCGACGAAAAAGGTGTTTGCAATTACTGCAAACTTTCCGACGCCATTAAAGAGCAATACGGAACAGGCTCGGAAAAGGGACTTCTTTCACTTCAACAAATTCTTGCGCAAATAAAAAAAGACGGACGCGGCAAACGATACGATTGCGTAGTGGGAGTAAGCGGCGGCACCGATTCTTCTTTCTTGCTTGCCAAAGCCGTGGAATGGGGGCTTCGCCCGTTAGCCGTTCATTTTGACAACACCTGGAATTCAGCTATTGCTTCGCTGAACATACACAAGGTTACAACAGCACTCAACGTAGATTTGGAAACCTACGTGGTTGACAACAAAGAAATGGAAGATCTCACGCGGGCCTTCTTTTTTTCGGGTGTGCCCGAACTGGATTGCCCTACCGATATTGCTTTTGCCGAAGTGCTTTACCGCAGTGCTGCTAAACAAAAGGTGCGTTACATCTTAGAAGGCCATTCTTTTATTACCGAAGGCATATCGCCTATGGGCAACAATTATTTCGACGGCAAGTACATCAAAGACGTACACAAAAAATTTGGCAGCGGCAAACAATTAAAAACTTTTCCGAACCTAAGCTTTGCTTCATTTTTAAAATGGACGGTTATAAAACGAATAAAAAAAGTTCGACCGCTTTGGTACATTGATTATTCCAAAGAAGAAGCGAGATGTTTTTTGCAACAGAGCTTTGACTGGGAGTATTATGGCGGGCACCATTTAGAAAACCGCTTGTCTGCTTTTACGTATGCGGTTTACCGGCCGCAAAAATTTGGTTTCGATAACCGCAACTGGAGTTTGGCTGCAGCCGCCCGCAACGGTTTAATGCCGCGGGAAGAAGCGTTGGCCGTTTACAATCAACCGGTAACGGGCACAGAAGAATTGCGCGACTTTTTTTTAAAACGAATCGGAGTTTCGATGCAGGAGTACACAGCCGTAATGCAGGGCGAAACGAAAACCTACAAAAATTTCAAGACCTACAAGATGCGCTTTGAAACACTCAGGCCTTTGTTTTATTTGTTGATGAAAGCCGGGCTCGTTACGTATAGCTTTTACGTTAAATACACATCAAAAACCGAAGGCGCATAA
- a CDS encoding NAD-dependent epimerase/dehydratase family protein — MVNLRNKKVLVTGGAGFVGSNLVRTLVQKHGATVTVLDDLFTGDERNLAGVKYQFIHGSVENKSLVNDCVKGKDFVFHLASRNIIISNYDPCGDLNVNVIGSYNIFEACLEHNVKRVVYSSTSSVYGNPQILPVQEDDPKSFLNFYSASKYSAEVYAKTFYAVFNLPVTVLRYSNIYGDYQTPSNPYCGVIGKFMAAALAGEPLKVHGDGLQTRDYTYINDAVNATIAAAFHPKAIGEDYNIGTGVQTSVLEVAQAVIKLAGSRSVIQHVENRDIDNIRNRCICVAKAMEQFQYRPVFSIEEGLKATLQWAMQLTKTSTPPVLSNSLTA, encoded by the coding sequence ATGGTAAACCTGCGAAACAAGAAGGTTCTCGTTACCGGCGGGGCGGGCTTTGTCGGCTCTAACCTTGTCCGTACGCTAGTGCAAAAACACGGTGCTACCGTTACCGTGTTGGACGACCTTTTTACCGGCGACGAACGAAACCTGGCCGGTGTCAAATATCAATTCATTCACGGTTCGGTAGAAAACAAATCCCTGGTAAACGATTGCGTGAAAGGCAAGGACTTTGTTTTTCATCTGGCTTCCCGCAACATCATTATTTCAAACTACGATCCATGCGGAGACCTTAACGTAAACGTGATTGGTTCCTACAACATATTTGAAGCCTGTCTCGAACACAATGTTAAGCGTGTGGTTTATTCATCCACGTCTTCCGTGTACGGCAACCCGCAAATCCTGCCTGTACAGGAAGACGATCCCAAAAGCTTTCTGAACTTTTACTCTGCAAGTAAGTACTCGGCAGAGGTTTATGCAAAAACCTTTTACGCCGTTTTTAATTTGCCCGTTACGGTTCTTCGTTATTCAAACATTTATGGCGATTACCAAACGCCTTCCAATCCTTATTGCGGCGTCATCGGAAAATTTATGGCCGCTGCCTTGGCCGGTGAACCGCTCAAGGTTCACGGCGACGGTTTGCAAACAAGAGATTACACCTACATTAACGATGCCGTGAACGCGACCATAGCGGCCGCCTTTCATCCCAAAGCGATTGGTGAAGATTACAACATCGGTACGGGTGTACAAACAAGCGTACTGGAAGTGGCGCAAGCGGTTATCAAACTTGCCGGCAGCCGCTCGGTCATTCAGCACGTAGAGAACCGCGACATCGACAACATTCGAAACCGCTGCATTTGCGTTGCAAAAGCAATGGAGCAATTCCAGTACCGGCCGGTCTTTTCTATCGAAGAAGGTTTAAAAGCCACCTTGCAATGGGCAATGCAATTGACAAAGACAAGTACGCCCCCGGTACTATCAAACAGTTTGACGGCATGA
- a CDS encoding sensor histidine kinase, whose amino-acid sequence METFDLEQLFSQAPVAICIVSGPNYKVELVNERMLEFLGRTKEIIGKPLGNSLTEIKQQGLLNILERVQQTGQSVYLSNFSAVIIINGKREPRYFDLVFKPYFLLPTDKTPNAIFCVAHNVTEQVLGLQSLEEEKQRTALALEVGELGIITTDWNANVVRADKRTAEIFELEDGYTVDGYINRIHPDDRKLRDKAVLKGQADGSFEFEARLLVESGIRWVRCKGMIQKNADGQTKGSFAVVQDITAQKEFTLALHNRVEERTAELEAATTLLLQSNRELSEANQRLEEFTRAASHDLKEPVRKMQIFSSRLGEILQNRLTGEENLMLQRLQRAAERMSLLVDDLLAYSQLGQASMKKETIDLNQKIRSILEDLEVLIKEKSAIIETENLPTLEGYRIQLQQLFQNLLTNALKYTKPGVPARVKINSRMLTGNEVAIPLPAASQQKLFHLIEVSDNGIGFHQQEAERIFHAFTRLHGNKEYTGAGIGLSIAKKVMDIHGGYIYAKGEPGIGARFCLLFPMDNGK is encoded by the coding sequence ATGGAAACCTTCGATCTTGAGCAGTTGTTTAGTCAGGCCCCTGTCGCTATCTGTATTGTTAGCGGCCCCAATTACAAGGTGGAACTGGTGAACGAACGAATGCTGGAGTTTTTGGGACGCACAAAAGAGATTATCGGGAAACCTTTGGGCAATAGCCTCACAGAGATAAAACAACAAGGCCTCTTAAACATCCTGGAACGGGTACAGCAAACCGGTCAATCCGTTTACCTTTCTAATTTTTCTGCCGTCATTATTATCAACGGCAAACGCGAGCCCCGCTATTTTGATTTGGTCTTTAAGCCATACTTTTTGCTTCCTACAGATAAAACGCCAAATGCCATTTTTTGCGTTGCCCACAACGTTACAGAGCAGGTGCTCGGGCTGCAAAGCCTGGAAGAAGAAAAACAAAGAACAGCCCTTGCGCTTGAAGTAGGTGAACTGGGCATCATCACCACCGACTGGAACGCCAACGTTGTGCGAGCCGACAAACGCACGGCCGAAATTTTTGAACTTGAAGACGGTTACACGGTAGATGGCTACATAAACCGCATTCACCCCGACGACCGGAAGCTGAGAGACAAGGCAGTCCTGAAAGGACAAGCCGATGGCAGTTTTGAGTTTGAGGCCCGTCTTCTGGTAGAAAGCGGCATACGGTGGGTACGCTGTAAAGGCATGATTCAAAAAAACGCAGACGGCCAAACAAAAGGCAGCTTTGCAGTGGTACAGGACATAACAGCCCAAAAAGAATTCACCTTAGCGCTGCACAACCGTGTAGAAGAACGAACGGCGGAATTGGAAGCGGCGACGACCTTGCTGCTACAGTCAAACCGTGAACTTTCCGAAGCAAACCAGCGATTGGAAGAATTTACACGAGCTGCGTCGCACGATTTAAAAGAGCCTGTGCGTAAAATGCAGATTTTCTCAAGCCGGCTTGGCGAGATTTTGCAGAACCGCCTTACGGGCGAGGAAAATCTTATGCTGCAACGATTGCAGCGAGCGGCCGAACGCATGTCCTTATTGGTAGATGACTTGCTGGCTTATTCGCAATTGGGCCAGGCGTCAATGAAAAAAGAAACCATTGATCTAAACCAGAAAATCAGAAGCATCCTGGAAGACCTTGAAGTGCTGATTAAAGAAAAATCCGCGATCATCGAAACGGAAAATCTGCCCACCCTTGAGGGATACCGCATACAACTTCAGCAACTTTTTCAAAACCTGCTTACCAATGCGTTAAAGTACACGAAGCCCGGCGTGCCTGCAAGGGTGAAAATCAATTCGCGAATGTTGACGGGAAATGAAGTTGCCATTCCGTTGCCGGCAGCGTCTCAACAAAAGCTTTTTCACTTAATCGAAGTTTCCGACAACGGCATCGGCTTTCACCAGCAGGAAGCCGAAAGAATTTTTCACGCCTTTACGCGGCTGCACGGCAACAAAGAATATACAGGCGCTGGCATCGGTTTGTCAATCGCAAAAAAAGTTATGGACATTCACGGCGGTTATATTTATGCCAAAGGCGAACCGGGCATAGGCGCCCGTTTTTGCCTGTTGTTTCCTATGGATAACGGAAAGTAA